The following are encoded together in the Rickettsiales bacterium genome:
- a CDS encoding RDD family protein translates to MNEPSNDNQIDYSKIHYAGFSIRFLAQIIDSIFIMILFIPLGYFLPNAKNDMPPEIVEAYEMHSQNQISDEELTNIAAPYLINDFLPNLLTYFIIQLAIVGVIFIILWKYKSTSPGKGLLNLKIIDATSLKPLSTMQSILRFFGYFISIIPFMFGFTMIMFTKKKQGLHDKIANSIVVYNKAYSEDWEKKKFKYQTYFFLTTLILLIIIITTR, encoded by the coding sequence ATGAATGAACCTTCAAATGATAATCAAATAGATTATTCAAAAATTCATTATGCAGGCTTTAGCATTAGGTTTTTGGCTCAAATTATTGATTCAATTTTCATAATGATTTTATTTATTCCGCTGGGATATTTTCTACCAAATGCAAAAAATGATATGCCACCTGAAATTGTTGAGGCTTATGAAATGCATTCTCAAAACCAGATTTCTGATGAAGAACTTACAAACATTGCCGCACCTTATCTGATAAATGATTTTCTGCCAAATTTACTAACTTATTTTATAATTCAATTAGCAATTGTTGGCGTAATTTTTATTATTCTTTGGAAATATAAAAGCACCAGCCCCGGCAAAGGCTTGCTTAACCTCAAAATTATTGATGCAACTAGCTTAAAACCACTCTCAACAATGCAATCAATATTAAGATTTTTTGGGTATTTTATTTCAATAATTCCCTTTATGTTTGGTTTTACAATGATAATGTTCACCAAGAAAAAGCAAGGCCTTCACGATAAAATCGCAAACTCAATAGTGGTTTACAACAAGGCTTACAGCGAAGATTGGGAGAAGAAAAAATTTAAGTATCAAACTTATTTTTTCCTCACCACACTAATTTTACTTATAATAATTATAACAACTAGGTAA
- the bioD gene encoding dethiobiotin synthase — translation MKIFITSTGTNIGKTYISCLLIDYIKNIKQQKIHAIKPIISGFKFEETPNDLYNLCNSLGLKYSKNNLKKITRYFFEKPLSPDMAARISNIEEAKIDEIIKFIQKIEAEEKNDYLIIEGAGGAFVPINKTENTSDLIAKTAEKIVLVVGSYLGSLSHTISCVHAMKTLNIQPDLIIISQNLDAKNELFIKESETIKSLENFIDIPIISVGKNKKFSQKNQKIIDEYIL, via the coding sequence ATGAAGATTTTTATTACATCTACTGGCACGAATATCGGCAAAACTTATATTTCCTGCCTGTTAATTGATTATATAAAAAATATAAAACAACAAAAAATCCATGCAATAAAGCCAATTATAAGCGGCTTCAAATTTGAGGAAACCCCCAATGATTTATATAATTTATGCAATTCTTTAGGGCTAAAATATTCAAAAAATAACCTAAAAAAAATCACTCGTTACTTTTTTGAAAAACCCCTTTCACCAGATATGGCTGCGAGAATTTCAAATATTGAAGAAGCAAAAATTGATGAAATTATTAAATTTATCCAAAAAATTGAAGCAGAAGAAAAAAATGATTATTTAATTATTGAAGGCGCAGGCGGGGCTTTTGTGCCTATAAATAAAACTGAAAACACCTCTGACTTAATTGCAAAAACCGCAGAAAAAATTGTGCTTGTGGTAGGCAGTTATCTTGGCTCTCTAAGCCATACAATCTCTTGCGTTCACGCGATGAAAACACTAAATATTCAGCCAGATTTAATAATTATTTCTCAAAATTTAGATGCAAAAAATGAGCTTTTTATTAAGGAATCCGAAACCATAAAATCGCTAGAAAATTTTATAGATATTCCTATTATTTCAGTTGGAAAAAATAAAAAATTTTCTCAAAAAAATCAAAAAATCATTGATGAATATATACTATGA
- a CDS encoding methyltransferase domain-containing protein — protein MNIKQKIADEFSKYAESYNQNAILQKKVAENLANLIKAELSQNSKILDIGSGTGFIAEFLGEFNIIQSDFSFEMCNINKKFGKSIVADFDALPFQKNSFDFVTSSLALQWSLDIEKTFVEIQKIIIQNGVFVFSIFGQKTLQELKFCSEKLDIKSNNNFHSLEKIISALEKNNFEIISSKIENNIIEYKSLLAMLNSMKSIGAGVNLDESKKSLTKSQIKNIEKIYIENYSNKFPTTWEIYYIIAKKIL, from the coding sequence ATGAATATCAAACAAAAAATCGCAGATGAGTTTTCAAAATATGCAGAAAGCTACAATCAAAATGCTATTTTGCAGAAAAAAGTCGCTGAAAATTTAGCAAATTTAATTAAGGCTGAATTATCTCAAAACTCAAAAATTCTTGATATAGGCTCTGGCACTGGCTTTATTGCTGAGTTTCTAGGGGAATTTAATATTATCCAGTCAGATTTTTCTTTTGAAATGTGCAATATTAATAAAAAATTTGGAAAATCTATCGTGGCAGATTTTGATGCCCTGCCCTTTCAAAAAAATTCTTTTGATTTTGTAACTTCATCTTTAGCTTTGCAATGGTCGTTGGATATTGAAAAAACCTTCGTAGAAATTCAAAAAATTATTATTCAAAATGGCGTTTTTGTTTTCTCAATTTTTGGACAGAAAACCCTTCAAGAGCTTAAATTTTGCAGTGAAAAATTAGATATAAAAAGCAATAATAATTTCCACTCTTTAGAAAAAATTATTTCCGCTTTAGAAAAAAATAATTTTGAAATAATTTCAAGTAAAATTGAAAATAATATTATAGAATATAAAAGTTTGCTTGCGATGCTAAACTCTATGAAATCAATAGGTGCAGGGGTTAATTTAGATGAAAGTAAAAAAAGCCTAACTAAATCACAGATTAAAAATATTGAGAAAATTTATATAGAAAATTATTCAAATAAATTCCCCACCACTTGGGAAATTTATTATATAATAGCGAAGAAAATATTATAA